One uncultured Carboxylicivirga sp. genomic window, ATGAGCGATACACCTTGCCTGCCATTGGAGAAGATACAGATCTTGAAGCCAGATTGCGAAATTATGGTTATAAAGTTAAAGCAGTAAAACACCTTGCAATTCAGTATCACCTTTTTCATAAGACCTTACCTCGCGATGAGAAATTCAGGAGTATATTAGAGGATCATATTAAAAATAAGATTTACTGGACTGAATATGGTTTGACAAAAACAGGTAAGGATACTATTTAAACCTGTTTTCTATTGATCTTCAAAGATGTTTTTGATTTTATTTACGGAATCACTGAAGTTGAAATAGTCAAATGCTCTCTGATTTCCTTTCTGTCCAAATTCGATGCATAACTCTTTATTTTTTATTAGTTGAGCTAAGGCATTGGCGAATTCATCGACATTGTAATTCTCAATTAATAAACCTGTTTCATTATTGACAACTATTTCTTTAGCTGAACTGGTATTGTATGCAACCACTGGTAAGCTGCAAAACATGGCTTCTACCATAACATAACCAAATCCTTCGTAGCGTGATGATAATGCAAAGACATCACACTGACTTAGAAAACCATAACTGTCTTCAATAAAACCAGCAAATTCAATATTCTCTTCCAGGTTATTTTCTGTAACCAGGGCACGAAGTTCAGCTTCTTTACTTCCACTTCCGCCAATAATAAGCTTAAAATCAACAGCCATATTTTTCAATACAGAAGCTGATTGAATTAGTAAATCAAAACCCTTTTGAGGTTCGAGTCGACCTAATGCTCCAATTACAGTCGGATTATTCTTATTTTCCGGGTATTTATCTTTTGGAGGAATAATGCCATTATTTATGACCTTTATTTTGTCTTCAATACTAATACCACTTTTTAATAATGATAATCTTGTTGCCTCTGAGTTAGCAATTATATTGGTGACAACGTTCTCGAGAAGATTCCTGTTTATAAAGGAATTCTTTATGACTTTATCGCTTCCTCTCCGATAAATAATCTTTTTAATTCCACATGATTTGGCAACTTTCGCGACAAGTTTTAGTTCGTTTGGGCCGTTAAATATTATCAGATCAAAATGATGGGCCAATAATAACTTTTTTAATCTCGAACTTTTAAAGGGATTGAGAAAGCTAAATTTATTAACATCAAATAACAGCTTATGAATCTTTTCTGAATTGATTTTTTGGTTAAGTACACTTTTTTCAGCTAATAAGAATGATACTTTATAACCTTCTAGTTCAGAAAAAGCTGTAGCCATTTCGAGATGCCATTTTTCTCCTCCACCCCAGGATTTATTAGTATTGCAAAAGCAAATATTCATACTTAGTTTTTTGTTAAAGGAATAAAGATATTACAACTTTAGCAAAAAAGCGGATAAGACAATTTGCCTTAATCCGCTTTACAAACTATTAATCACATAAGTTCTTATATCTGAGGTACCCCTGTTGAGGTGCGCACAACTTTCTTAATTTTCCCATTCTCGTCATATTCCAACTTATCAATGCAGACACTACGACGGAAAGGTCCGCCCGTTTTAGAGCTTGCATCATGATAAATGAAATAATCCTGACCTTTGAAGGTAATGATGGCCTGATGATTTGTTGGAGAATTGGGTAGTGTATCATTAATTACTCCCTGATATTCCCATGGGCCATGAATACTTTTTGAGGTTGAATATTCTGTTGTTGATGGGTAATGAGCTGCATACGACAAATAGTAAGTGTCACCTTTTTTATGAATCCAGGGAGCCTCAAAAAAGTTTTTAGCATCAACAGTCATTACAGGTCCATCTGTTTCAACCATGTTGTCTTTTAGTTTTACATAGCGGGCGGCGTTCCACGAACCCCAGAACATATAAACCTGTTTGTCATCATCAACATAAACAGCAGGATCAATATTTAAGACGATTGAGTTGGCTGTAGTATCAGCTATGATCGATTTGCCACTTGCATCTTTATAAGGGCCCAATGGATGATCAGCAACAGCCACACCCATTGCAAATCCTTCATGTACACGTGTTGTTGAATCCTTATGAACCATTGGGACATACCACCAGAATTTACCATTGTTTTCAACACAATGGCCTGCAAAAGCATTATGAGATGCCCATTCAAAGTCATCAAGTGATAGTTTTACGCCATGGTTCGTCCAGTTTACCATATCTGGTGTTGAAAAAACATACCATTTCTTCATTACAAATCCTTCATGACCTGGTTCTGCCTCATCAGATCCTGTAAATAAATACAAGGTGTCATTATACACCAATGCGCAAGGATCAGCAGTTAACGGATTATCATTAAAAAGTGGATGACCACTGTATTTTACTTCTTTAGTTTGACAGGCTGCAGCTATGATTACAAGTGCTGCTGCAAACAAAAATTTAGTTGACTTCATTTTATCGTTTGATTTTAGATTACTTACAACTGGTATTTAGTTTCAAAACTATAAAAACCAGATATAACATTGGGGGAAGCTGGTGTATTTAAAGTGGAGAAAAATGGAAAAACTATGAATAAATCAAACACTCTGATAATTCAAATCTTTATCCTACACCTTATTCCTAAAAAATATAGTAATTTTGCAAAGTGTGCATAACATTTGTCAATTCCATATGTTATTAAACATTGACTGCTGCTCTCCGGAGTTGAAGCAAATACCATAAAACATTAACCACATTTATTTTTACCGATATTTTATGACAAGAACGGAATTGTTATATAAAATTGTTAAAGAGCGGGTACTCTTGCTGGATGGAGCGATGGGGAGCCTTATTCAAAACCATAAACTGGAGGAAGAAGACTTTAGGAGCGAACGTTTTAAAAACCATAGTGCCCCGCTGAAAGGCAACAATGACCTCTTGTCGATTACTCAACCACAGATCATAAAAGGTATACACAAGCAGTATTTGGAAGCTGGTTCCGATATTATTGAAACCAATACTTTTAATGCTACATCTATTTCACAGGCTGATTATGAAATGGAATTTGTGGTGAGTGAGCTGAATAAGCAAAGTGCCATTATTGCCCGTGAAGCAGCTGAAGAATTCAATACCGATGACAAACCTCGTTTTGTTGCAGGTGCAATTGGTCCTACAAATAAAACAGCTTCGTTATCTCCTGATGTTAATAACCCGGGTTTTCGTGCGGTTAGTTTTGATGATTTAAAAGAGGCTTACCGCGAACAAGTGGATGGATTACTTGATGGAGGTGTTGATTTGTTTCTAGTTGAGACTATTTTCGACACCTTGAATGCCAAGGCTGCTTTGTTTGCCATTGATGAAGCATTGAAGGACAGAGGTATTGAAAAAATGCCGGTAATGGTATCGGCTACGGTTGCTGATGCAAGTGGACGAACATTATCCGGTCAGACCATGGAAGCATTTCTGAATTCAGTTTCTCATGTTGATTTGCTTTCGGTAGGTCTGAATTGCTCATTCGGTGCCAAAGACTTAAAACCATATATTGAAGAATTAGGTAAAAAGGCACCTTTCAAAATTAGTGCTTATCCTAACGCAGGCTTACCAAACCAGTTTGGTGAGTATGATGAGACACCTGTTCAAATGGCACCCCAGGTAAAAGAATATCTTGAGGGTGGTTTGGTAAATATAATTGGTGGCTGTTGTGGTACAACTCCTGACCATATTCGTGAGTTTGCTAAAATGATCAAACAGGCTCAGGTTCATAAAGAGGCAAAGGTTGATCATGTAACCCGTTTGAGTGGATTGGAAGGTTTGACTTTCTCGAAGGAATCAAACTTCATTAATGTGGGTGAACGGACCAATGTGGCGGGATCGCTTAAATTTGCCCGTTTGATAAGGGAAGAAAAATACGACGAAGCTTTAAATATTGCCCGAGATCAGGTTGAAGGGGGTGCTCAGATCATTGATGTTAATATGGATGATGCCATGTTGGATGCCAAGAAGGAGATGGTTACCTTTTTAAATCTGATGGGATCAGAGCCTGATATTGCACGTCTTCCGGTTATGGTAGACAGTTCAAAGTGGGAAGTTCTGGAAGCAGGATTGAAATGTTTGCAAGGTAAAGCAGTTGTTAACTCAATCAGTTTAAAAGAGGGAGAAGAACCATTTTTGGCTCAGGCTGCAAAGATAAAGCAATATGGTGCTGCCGTTGTTGTAATGGCATTCGATGAAAAAGGTCAGGCTGACACTTTTGAGCGACGCACGGAGATTTGTTCGAGAGCTTATAAATTATTGACAGAGAAAGTAAATTTTGCTCCGGAAGATATCATTTTTGATCCTAATATCCTGGCAATTGCAACTGGTATTGAAGAACACAATAACTATGGTGTTGATTTTATCAATGCTACCAAATGGATCAAGGAAAATCTGCCATATGCCAAGGTAAGTGGTGGAGTTAGTAACCTTTCTTTCTCATTCAGAGGAAATAATGTTGTGCGCGAAGCGATGCACTCTGCCTTTTTATATCATGCCATCAAGGCCGGTATGGATATGGGTATTGTAAATCCGGGAATGCTTCAGATTTATGATGATATTCCGAAGGATTTATTGGAGCGGGTGGAAGATGTTATTCTGAATCGGAGAGAGGATGCAACCGAACGTCTGATTGAATTTGCTGAGAAACTGAAAGACCAGAAAGTGGAAGGCAAAGAAGACGACCGCTTGAAATGGAGAAACGGTAATCTGGAAGAGCGTTTATCATACTGTTTGGTAAAAGGTATTCCTGATTTTCTTGAAGAAGACTTAGCAGAGGCTCGTGATAAATATGAGTTCTCTTTAGATATAATTGAAGGTCCGTTGATGGCTGGGATGGATGTGGTTGGTGACTTATTCGGATCGGGTAAAATGTTTTTACCTCAGGTGGTTAAAACGGCGCGGGTAATGAAAAAGGCGGTAGCAATTTTACAACCCTTTATCGAAGAAGAAAAGGCAGCTGCCGGAAATACCAGTTCATCAGCTGGTAAAGTGCTGATGGCAACCGTTAAAGGCGACGTTCATGATATTGGAAAGAATATTGTGGGTGTTATTCTGGCATGTAACAACTATGAGGTAATCGACCTGGGCGTGATGGTGCCAACTGAGAAAATCATTGATGAAGCGATCAAACAGGAGGTGGATATTATTGGCTTAAGTGGATTGATTACTCCATCATTGGAAGAGATGGTAAATGTCGCCCGTGAGATGGACAAGCGGAATTTAAGTCTGCCATTACTGATTGGAGGAGCAACAACATCCAAAATACATACAGCTGTAAAAATTGAACCCAACTACAAACACCCGGTTGTGCATGTAAAAGATGCATCAAAGAGTGTACAGGTAGTAAGTGCTTTGTTGTCTAAGAAAGACAAGGAAAAGTTTGCCAAAAGTATCAGAAATGAATACGAAGGCCTACGTGAACGCAATTCAAATAAGAAGGAAGTGAAACTGGTTTCTATTGAAGAAGCACGTGCAAAAAAGCACCAGATAGACTGGAAAAATACCATTACACCTCTTCCAACAGATATAGGTGTTAGGGTATTGGAGGATTATCCAATTCATGAGATTCGTAAGTTTATCGACTGGACGTTCTTTTATCAGGCATGGCGACTGACAGGTAATTACGATGGTATTGAAAATGTATCTGACGAAGCTTCGGAAGAAAGCTGGTTGGCACGTTTCAAAACTGAAGAAGGCCTTGCAAAAGCTAAGGAAGCCATAAAGTTGTATCAGGATTCGCAGGCAATGCTTGATCGAATAGAAAATGAACATATGCTTCAGGCCAATGCTGTATTCGGAATATTCCCGGCTAACAGTGCGGGTGATGATATTGAAGTTTATACTGATCAATCAAGACAGGAAGTGTTAACAACTTTCCATCATATAAGAGAGCAACAGGAGAAACCGGGCAAAGAGGTTTATCATTGTTTGAGTGATTATGTTGCTCCAAAAGACAGTAGGCGATTTGACCATATTGGTGGATTTGCAGTAACAGCAGGTATCGGAATTGAAAAGTGGACAGCGCTTTTTGAGGCAGAACATGATGATTACAGCAGTATTCTGTTGAAATCTCTGGCCGACCGTCTGGCAGAAGCATTTGCTGAATTACTTCATTACAGGGTTCGCACCGAATTCTGGGCGTATGCGTCGGATGAAGTAATCGATCATGAAAACCTGATTCGCGAACGGTACAGAGGTATTCGTCCTGCTTTGGGTTATCCAGCCTGTCCTGATCACAGTGAAAAGCGTGCACTTTTTGATCTGTTAAATGCTGAGGATAATGCAGGAATCACACTGACGGAACACTTTAGTATGCTTCCTAACGCATCAGTCAGTGGTATCTATCTTGCTCATCCTGAAGCTATGTATTTTGGTGTAGGTAAGATTGGTAAAGATCAGGTGGATGATCTGGCTAAACGTAAACAAACAACAATAGAGGATGTGGAAAAATGGATTCCACTAAACCTTCAATATAAATAAACATTAACCATTATAAGCAAGTCGGTACGACGATACCACAGCATCAAGTCGACTTGAAACTAATTAACAGTAAAACATGACTGTAGCCGAATTAATTAATTCATCGAAAAAAACTGCTTTTTCATTTGAATTGTTGCCTCCATTGAAAGGTAACAACATCGATAAGGTTTTTTACACCATCGATCAGTTAAAAGAGTTCAATCCATTGTATATCAATATTACTTCGCATCGCGATGAGATGGTATACAAAAACACCGAGAATGGTCTTTTCGAACGCCGTGTTGTTCGCAAACGTCCGGGTACTGTTGCCGTAGCTGCTTCAATTCAGCATCGCTATGGTATTAAGGTGGTACCACATATTATTTGTAGTGGCTTCACAAAAAGCGAAACCGAATATGCACTAATAGATCTTAATTTCCTGGGGATTAATGATATTTTGGTTCTTCGTGGAGATAATGCTCAGCGTGAACGTTTCTATCAACCTAATGAAGAGGCAAATAAATATGCTATTGATCTCGTAAATCAGGTGAAAGAATTGAATCAGGGTAAATTCCTGGACGGAACGTTATTGGATCCGTTTGATACACCATTTAGCTTTGGTGTGGCAGGTTATCCTGAAAAGCATGAAGAAGCTCCTAATCTGGATTCGGATTTAAGTTTTCTGAAAGCAAAAGTAGATGCAGGTGCTGAGTACATTGTAACACAAATGTTTTTCGACAACCAAAAGTATTTTGAGTTTGTAGATAAATGTCGAGCTATGGGTATTAATGTTCCAATTATTCCGGGGTTAAAGCCAATCACCTTGATGAATCAGCTGACGGTGTTGCCAAAGATTTTCCATGTGGATATTCCTGAGGATTTTGCCAAAGAAATACGCAAGTGTAAAAACAATGATGATGTGAAACAGGTAGGTGTTGAATGGACAATTCAGCAGGCAAAAGAACTGATGGCACACAATGTACCTATTTTACATTTCTATACGATGATGGCAACTCAAAGTACACGTCAGGTAGCTGAGGCCATTTATTAATAAAGAAATATTCTGAAATCAGAAGTATTTCGGAAAAATATAGATTTCCATGTCAGTTGAATTTACAATGACATGGAAATTTTTCATTTATGGTGGTCTGTCAGAATAAATACTGCACCTGAAATTTTAATTCAGTTAGCTTGTTTCCTTTTACTTCCTGATGGCCTGAGCTGATACTTTCTTTGTCCCGATATACGACATGAGATAATCGACACCACAACCGTAAACCACGCATAATTTTTACATTCGCATTCGCAATAATTTTGGCTCCTTTGTATTGATACGAAGGAATTGTGAATGCATACAAAACGTCCGGTTCATATGAATATATGCGACTGTTGTAATCATCCACATCAAATAAAGTATATCTGAATGATGCTCCAATTCTTTTGCCGGTGTAAATAATATCCTGTAATACTATCCAGCCTGTTGAATTTTCGTCACCACTATAGAACGAATGTTCTGTTTGAGTATGAAGTTCCCACTGGTCATTTAGTTCGAAATCATAATAAATACGGATACTCTGTTTGGTATAATCTGATATCTCATAATATGTGACAGATTGTGATGAGTTAATTTCTTTGGTAGTGCTTTTGTAACGAATATAAAAGGAGTGTTGCCAATTGATTTGATGATCGAGCTGAAGGAACCACTCAAACCCAGTTGATGGGGCATAAACATTATATCGCAGCCAACTGTATTCAAACAAATCAGCATATGTTTTTACAGTCCATCTGGGAATTGGCTTAAACTGAAAAGATGCATAAATTCCTGATTCTCCACCTGGAACCGAAGATTCTGCAAAAGGCTGGTTGTTTAATGCAGTAAAACCATTGCTGTATTTACGATAAGCTAAACTAGTTATGATATCTGAACCTGGTTTATAAGTCAGTCCCTGGTATAAACCCCAATCTTTGAAATTTTGGAAAGCAAATTCGCCAAATAAGTTTAGTTTACCCAGAAAGATAGATGGTGATATCCAGGCTGATTCTAGACTATTGCCCGAAAAATGATACATATTTTTTAAATGCTGTTCGGGTTGCCACTTCTTATTGATATACCAATTAGAATAACCTGCATCAACACTAAATAAATGATGCTTGAATTGTAGATCAATTCCCCAAATAGATTCCTTGATTGTATGACGATTGGCAATTTCAGATGCTGTTCGGTGATATCCTGTTTCCTGAATGGAACGGATGAAATCTTCTTCTTTAATGGAATCTGATTGTATTGAACCATCAATTGTTTTATATGATAAGAAAGGTGTTAGCAAAACTTTTTTGAAACTAAATTCAGAGGCTACACCTCTGAAAAAGGATGATTCGTTTACCGAGGTATAGTTATTCAAACCTCTGCTTCGTCTTCTTAATTGTCCTGTTTCAGTTGATTTTGAAAATGCCATATCGCTCCATATACCCAATCCTTGTCCGAATGAAAGGCGATAATCACCTATTATTAGCTTCTTAATTACTTTATTAACATTATTCCACTGCAGAAATGCTGAAGTAAAATCTGCAATTGGTGGAGCATTTGGGAAAGCAACTTCACCCGGGTCTTTCTCAAGTGTAAATCCTGCAATCCATTTATCTCCTATATCAACTCTCGCTTTGGTTAACCATCTTAACTTGCTTCCTGCATATGCCGGAGGTATGGAATCTGATTCAGATAAATAACCTTGCGGAGTCTGAATCCAGGTTTGAAGTCTTCCAAGGAATCGATAATGGGTGTAGTATTTTTGTTTCTTTATTACCTCTCCGATGGTGACAAAAGGTAGCATTCTTTCTATGGTTGGTTGATCCAGGTCTTCTATTGCCTGCAATTCATAAATGCCCATTATCGGCCCATTATTATATTGGTAGAACAGGATGTTTTCAATTTGGTAGTCATTTAAAAAGAAAAGTTTTTCAAGCTCCTCTTTAGTTGTGTTATTTAAGTTGATTGGATTTTGAGTTAGATTAATAAGATCATTCACCATCTCGTCATAGTCGAAATCCATCTGTTGTTGCTCAGCAAACTGCTCAATCATATCCGATATCATCTTTCTTACATCGTCTATATCCTGAGCATTGGTTAGAAGTACAATACTCATGAGAATCATAAGTAGTATAGTTCTTTTCATTTTTTATTATGATTGAATAAATAAGAGATTCCTGCAGCAGAAGAAATGCCCAATTGTTGATGGTATCTGAATCCAACATCAATATTCATCCTGGACCATTTAAATCCTGATCCGAAGGTGAATTCAACAGGTTTACCTTTAACACCTGATCGCACTAATAGGAATTCGTTTATGCCTAGCTCTATGGCTCCTTTAAAAACAGGATCTCTTTCCAGTTATTTTTCGGCTTCTGCAATTACCCTTATCCAGTCGTTATTCGACCACATTATTCCTACATTAAAATAAGAGGGTATATCAATCGTTAGGTTTGCATAATTCATTTTTGCTTGTTCAGGATTGGCAATTAACAAACCCATATAGAATTCTGAAGTTATCTTTTGAGTTAATCCAAAAGCAGAATAATATCCATCACTCCTATTGCTTGACTCAATCTTATGGTTAGCATAGTTATATTGAAAGAAGGCAGAAGTAGAACTACCAAAACTTCTACTGTAAGATATGCCGTATCTGGTTACCAGACTTTTGCTGTATCCACTTTGTAAAACTCCGGCTGATATAACGCCAAATTTTATTGGAAATGTAGCAGCAATAGCTCTGGTACTTAATTCTTTAATGCTGAATTTATTTTGAAAGGAAACCGCAATGACTGGATTTGTGTATGAGGCTAACGATGATGCATTGTTAAACGTAGCCCAAACTGATTGATCTATAGTTTTAACATCAGCCAAGGCATTATTAACGGGTCCGGTATAAGA contains:
- a CDS encoding glycosyltransferase encodes the protein MNICFCNTNKSWGGGEKWHLEMATAFSELEGYKVSFLLAEKSVLNQKINSEKIHKLLFDVNKFSFLNPFKSSRLKKLLLAHHFDLIIFNGPNELKLVAKVAKSCGIKKIIYRRGSDKVIKNSFINRNLLENVVTNIIANSEATRLSLLKSGISIEDKIKVINNGIIPPKDKYPENKNNPTVIGALGRLEPQKGFDLLIQSASVLKNMAVDFKLIIGGSGSKEAELRALVTENNLEENIEFAGFIEDSYGFLSQCDVFALSSRYEGFGYVMVEAMFCSLPVVAYNTSSAKEIVVNNETGLLIENYNVDEFANALAQLIKNKELCIEFGQKGNQRAFDYFNFSDSVNKIKNIFEDQ
- a CDS encoding glycoside hydrolase family 43 protein encodes the protein MKSTKFLFAAALVIIAAACQTKEVKYSGHPLFNDNPLTADPCALVYNDTLYLFTGSDEAEPGHEGFVMKKWYVFSTPDMVNWTNHGVKLSLDDFEWASHNAFAGHCVENNGKFWWYVPMVHKDSTTRVHEGFAMGVAVADHPLGPYKDASGKSIIADTTANSIVLNIDPAVYVDDDKQVYMFWGSWNAARYVKLKDNMVETDGPVMTVDAKNFFEAPWIHKKGDTYYLSYAAHYPSTTEYSTSKSIHGPWEYQGVINDTLPNSPTNHQAIITFKGQDYFIYHDASSKTGGPFRRSVCIDKLEYDENGKIKKVVRTSTGVPQI
- the metH gene encoding methionine synthase, with product MTRTELLYKIVKERVLLLDGAMGSLIQNHKLEEEDFRSERFKNHSAPLKGNNDLLSITQPQIIKGIHKQYLEAGSDIIETNTFNATSISQADYEMEFVVSELNKQSAIIAREAAEEFNTDDKPRFVAGAIGPTNKTASLSPDVNNPGFRAVSFDDLKEAYREQVDGLLDGGVDLFLVETIFDTLNAKAALFAIDEALKDRGIEKMPVMVSATVADASGRTLSGQTMEAFLNSVSHVDLLSVGLNCSFGAKDLKPYIEELGKKAPFKISAYPNAGLPNQFGEYDETPVQMAPQVKEYLEGGLVNIIGGCCGTTPDHIREFAKMIKQAQVHKEAKVDHVTRLSGLEGLTFSKESNFINVGERTNVAGSLKFARLIREEKYDEALNIARDQVEGGAQIIDVNMDDAMLDAKKEMVTFLNLMGSEPDIARLPVMVDSSKWEVLEAGLKCLQGKAVVNSISLKEGEEPFLAQAAKIKQYGAAVVVMAFDEKGQADTFERRTEICSRAYKLLTEKVNFAPEDIIFDPNILAIATGIEEHNNYGVDFINATKWIKENLPYAKVSGGVSNLSFSFRGNNVVREAMHSAFLYHAIKAGMDMGIVNPGMLQIYDDIPKDLLERVEDVILNRREDATERLIEFAEKLKDQKVEGKEDDRLKWRNGNLEERLSYCLVKGIPDFLEEDLAEARDKYEFSLDIIEGPLMAGMDVVGDLFGSGKMFLPQVVKTARVMKKAVAILQPFIEEEKAAAGNTSSSAGKVLMATVKGDVHDIGKNIVGVILACNNYEVIDLGVMVPTEKIIDEAIKQEVDIIGLSGLITPSLEEMVNVAREMDKRNLSLPLLIGGATTSKIHTAVKIEPNYKHPVVHVKDASKSVQVVSALLSKKDKEKFAKSIRNEYEGLRERNSNKKEVKLVSIEEARAKKHQIDWKNTITPLPTDIGVRVLEDYPIHEIRKFIDWTFFYQAWRLTGNYDGIENVSDEASEESWLARFKTEEGLAKAKEAIKLYQDSQAMLDRIENEHMLQANAVFGIFPANSAGDDIEVYTDQSRQEVLTTFHHIREQQEKPGKEVYHCLSDYVAPKDSRRFDHIGGFAVTAGIGIEKWTALFEAEHDDYSSILLKSLADRLAEAFAELLHYRVRTEFWAYASDEVIDHENLIRERYRGIRPALGYPACPDHSEKRALFDLLNAEDNAGITLTEHFSMLPNASVSGIYLAHPEAMYFGVGKIGKDQVDDLAKRKQTTIEDVEKWIPLNLQYK
- the metF gene encoding methylenetetrahydrofolate reductase [NAD(P)H] translates to MTVAELINSSKKTAFSFELLPPLKGNNIDKVFYTIDQLKEFNPLYINITSHRDEMVYKNTENGLFERRVVRKRPGTVAVAASIQHRYGIKVVPHIICSGFTKSETEYALIDLNFLGINDILVLRGDNAQRERFYQPNEEANKYAIDLVNQVKELNQGKFLDGTLLDPFDTPFSFGVAGYPEKHEEAPNLDSDLSFLKAKVDAGAEYIVTQMFFDNQKYFEFVDKCRAMGINVPIIPGLKPITLMNQLTVLPKIFHVDIPEDFAKEIRKCKNNDDVKQVGVEWTIQQAKELMAHNVPILHFYTMMATQSTRQVAEAIY
- a CDS encoding helix-hairpin-helix domain-containing protein, producing the protein MKRTILLMILMSIVLLTNAQDIDDVRKMISDMIEQFAEQQQMDFDYDEMVNDLINLTQNPINLNNTTKEELEKLFFLNDYQIENILFYQYNNGPIMGIYELQAIEDLDQPTIERMLPFVTIGEVIKKQKYYTHYRFLGRLQTWIQTPQGYLSESDSIPPAYAGSKLRWLTKARVDIGDKWIAGFTLEKDPGEVAFPNAPPIADFTSAFLQWNNVNKVIKKLIIGDYRLSFGQGLGIWSDMAFSKSTETGQLRRRSRGLNNYTSVNESSFFRGVASEFSFKKVLLTPFLSYKTIDGSIQSDSIKEEDFIRSIQETGYHRTASEIANRHTIKESIWGIDLQFKHHLFSVDAGYSNWYINKKWQPEQHLKNMYHFSGNSLESAWISPSIFLGKLNLFGEFAFQNFKDWGLYQGLTYKPGSDIITSLAYRKYSNGFTALNNQPFAESSVPGGESGIYASFQFKPIPRWTVKTYADLFEYSWLRYNVYAPSTGFEWFLQLDHQINWQHSFYIRYKSTTKEINSSQSVTYYEISDYTKQSIRIYYDFELNDQWELHTQTEHSFYSGDENSTGWIVLQDIIYTGKRIGASFRYTLFDVDDYNSRIYSYEPDVLYAFTIPSYQYKGAKIIANANVKIMRGLRLWCRLSHVVYRDKESISSGHQEVKGNKLTELKFQVQYLF